Below is a window of Lepidochelys kempii isolate rLepKem1 chromosome 14, rLepKem1.hap2, whole genome shotgun sequence DNA.
CACAAGCtgaaagcaaaacttacatatggCACTTGCACAGCAAAGTACACGTCCCCGTATAGACGAGCGCTGCAACgactaaaggtgtgaattaaaacTACCCTATTTATTGGATGCAGATTTGTGTATTTCATCCTTAAACCACAGGGTGCTTGAGAATGTGAGAGTTTTTTAGTAGAGAGCCATTAGGATCAGTATGTACATCAGTGAGCCAGAAGAAGAGATGTGTTGTGAGGGGACAACAGGAGTGTGGGGGAATGACCAAGTTCAGAATAACCTGGGTGAATAACAGTGAAGAAGCTCTGGGGGAAGCGAGACCCATGGAACCCAAACTGAAGTTACCTGTCCCTTTCCTAGGGGTTTTGGCTGCTCATAAGATCACAGCAAGTTCCCCAGACACTGACCTCCCAACTGTATCTGGACTGAGGGTAAGTTCCAGTGTTTGTAAGATCCAAACTCCTGCCCACAGAAATCACACAAAGATCTCAATATGTTTGCAGTGGCCACAAGTAGGACTCCTATGTTCAGTATTGCATGTTGTTTTCTCTGCTTGGCTCAATAAGGCTCTTTTAGGGTCTGAATCCTCTCACATCTGAACTTCCTGCCATTGGCTGTTGGGTTCACTTATTGCCAACGGTGGACACAGAGCCAGGAAAGGTGAGTGGTTCCCATCTTTGGGGCAAAGAGTTTCTTGCCCAGAGAAGCCAATTGAGAACCACTCTGGGAATCTGAAGTTACAAATAGAGTCAATAGTTACACGTTCAAAGTGCATGACTGCACTACAGTGAAAATGCAACGTGGAACTGATCATGAGCTATAAAGGCTGGGAATGTAACTTCGCTTCTTCccccataatgacaggtttcagaggaacagccgtgttagtctgtattcgcaaaaaaaaaggagtacttgtggcaccttagagactaaccaatttatttgagcatgagctttcgtgagctacagctcacttcatcagatgtttaccgtggaaactgcagcagactttatatacacacagaaatcatgaaacaatacctcctcccaccccactgtcctgctggtaatagcttatctaaagtgatcaacaggtgggccatttccagcacaaatccaggttttctcaccctccacgcccccccacaaattcactctcctgctggtgctagcccatccaaagtgacaactctttacataatcaagtcgggctatttcctgcatagatcaaggttttctcacatcccccccacccccatacacacacaaactcactctcctgctggtaatagctcatctaaactgaccattctccaggtttaaatccaagttaaaccagaacatctggggggggggggggtaggaaaaaacaagaggacacaggctaccttgcataatgacttagccactcccagtctctatttaagcctaaattaatagtatccaatttgcaaatgaattccaattcagcagtttctcgctggagtctggatttgaagtttttttgttttaagatagcgaccttcatgtctgtgattgcgtgaccagagagattgaagtgttctccgactggtttatgaatgttataattcttgacatctgatttgtgtccatttattcttttacgtagagactgtccagtttgaccaatgtacatggcagaggggcattgctggcacatgatggcatagatcacattggtggatgtgcaggtgaacgagcctctgatagtgtggctgatgttattaggccctgtgatggtgtcccctgaatagatatgtgggcacaattggcaacgggctttgttgcaaggataagttcctgggttagtggttctgttgtgtggtatgtggttgttggtgagtatttgcttcaggttgcggggctgtctgtaggcaaggactggcctgtctcccaagacttgtgagagtgttgggtcatcctttaggataggttgtagatccttaataatgcgttggaggggttttagttgggggctgaaggtgacggctagtggcgttctgttattttctttgttaggcctgtcctgtagtaggtaacttctgggaactcttctggctctatcaatctgtttctttacttctgcaggtgggtattgtagttgtaagaaagcttgacagagatcttgtaggtgtttgtctctgtctgaggggttggagcaaatgcggttgtatcgcagagcttggctgtagacgatggatcgtgtggtgtggtcagggtgaaagctggaggcatgcaggtaggaatagcggtcagtaggtttacggtatagggtggtgtttatgtggccattgtttattagcactgtagtgtccaggaagtggatctcttgtgtggactggaccaggctgaggttggtggtgggatggaaattgttgaaatcatggtggaattcctcaagggcttcaatccatcggtgatcttcctgataacaccatcctggctactatggatgtagaagccctctacaccaacattccacacaaagatggactacaagccgtcaagaacactatccccgataatgtcacggctaacctggtggctgaactttgtgactttgtccttacccataactatttcacatttggggacaatgtataccttcagatcagcggcactgctatgggtacccgcatggccccacagtatgccaacatttttatggctgatttagaacaacgcttcctcagctctcgtcccctaaagcccctactctacttgcgctatattgatgacatcttcatcatctggacccatggaaaagaagcccttgaggaattccaccatgatttcaacaatttccatcccaccaccaacctcagcctggtccagtccacacaagagatccacttcctggacactacagtgctaataaacaatggccacataaacaccaccctataccgtaaacctactgaccgctattcctacctgcatgcctccagctttcaccctgaccacaccacacgatccatcgtctacagccaagctctgcgatacaaccgcatttgctccaacccctcagacagagacaaacacctacaagatctctgtcaagctttcttacaactacaatacccacctgcagaagtaaagaaacagattgatagagccagaagagttcccagaagttacctactacaggacaggcctaacaaagaaaataacagaacgccactagccgtcaccttcagcccccaactaaaacccctccaacgcattattaaggatctacaacctatcctaaaggatgacccaacactctcacaagtcttgggagacaggccagtccttgcctacagacagccccgcaacctgaagcaaatactcaccaacaaccacataccacacaacagaaccactaacccaggaacttatccttgcaacaaagcccgttgccaattgtgcccacatatctattcaggggacaccatcacagggcctaataacatcagccacactatcagaggctcgttcacctgcacatccaccaatgtgatctatgccatcatgtgccagcaatgcccctctgccatgtacattggtcaaactggacagtctctacgtaaaagaataaatggacacaaatcagatgtcaagaattataacattcataaaccagtcggagaacacttcaatctctctggtcacgcaatcacagacatgaaggtcgctatcttaaaacaaaaaaacttcaaatccagactccagcgagaaactgctgaattggaattcatttgcaaattggatactattaatttaggcttaaatagagactgggagtggctaagtcattatgcaaggtagcctgtgtcctcttgttttttcctacccccccccccccccagatgttctggtttaacttggatttaaacctggagaatggtcagtttagatgagctattaccagcaggagagtgagtttgtgtgtgtatgggggtgggggggatgtgagaaaaccttgatctatgcaggaaatagcccgacttgattatgtaaagagttgtcactttggatgggctagcaccagcaggagagtgaatttgtgggggggcgtggagggtgagaaaacctggatttgtgctggaaatggcccacctgttgatcactttagataagctattaccagcaggacagtggggtgggaggaggtattgtttcatgatttctgtgtgtatataaagtctgctgcagtttccacggtaaacatctgatgaagtgagctgtagctcacgaaagctcatgctcaaataaattggttagtctctaaggtgccacaagtactccttttcttcccccatagtaactaaaaaaaacaaactgtccTGTTCTCACTGGGTTACTGCTGTACTCTCTGCTGATCAGGTCTGTCTCTGTATGACTCTTAGTGAACACGATTATTCTCTGCTGGTGGCTGACCCAGCTTGGCTGAATCCTGATCCCAAATGCCATTTCTAAGAGCTGAGAATGCAAGGAAGTTCTAGGAATGAGATGCTGTTGCTATGTAACTTTCAAATTATTCCAGAAAATAGGTGTAAACTTCACTATAAGTAACAAGGAAACAGTTAAAAACAGCgatgttctgttcctggctgtgaAACCTCCCATCATTCCCTTCATTCTGGACGAGATTGGCTCAGATATAGAGAATCGCCACATCGTGGTCTCATGTGCTGCTGGTGTCACTATCCGCTCCATTGAGAAGGTGAGGAACAGAGTGCTGCACAGCTCTGATGGGGTCAAAGGGCCTGGGATAGGGCTAGCTGCATGCATCTGCACCTGAAGCTTCTTGAAGCCAGGGTACTAAAACTCTAGAAAGCTTTTCCAGAGGGCTGGAGCTCTGGCTATCTGACTTTGAGACTGACTTGTTCttccagctgccagaagctgagtaCAATGTTCATTTCTGGCACTGGGAGCACTACAGCTCACGAGTTAAGCACCATTTGCCTATGAGACTCTGGCCCATTTCTGGACTGCAGCCAATTTTTGGAGGCGCAAAGGTTGCACTAGGCCCTGTTTGCACCTCCTAATCATACCCAGGATAAGCTAAAACAGTCACTAACttactccctggctgcagtggtcCGTAAGGGGCAGTCTGGAAGTCCGGAATAGTCAGAGTCTAAGTGCTATGCATTCCAGCAACACAGATGGAATGTCCCAGTCCTACGAAGGGGTGTAGTAGGTCTGTTCTGGCCCAAGACCACCAGGGAATCCTCCTTATGCCAGTAGGGAGGTTCATATGGTTTCAAGACCCTCTGCTGCAAGATTGTCATGCAATGCCTGGGAAGTGTCCCAGAATCAGGTCCTGTGTCAATAGGACCTTGGTATCGTCCCTGTTCATTCCCCATCATTGTATGAAACTTTAATAGGTCTTGTCTTTCCCTGCTGAGGGCTGCCAGCCCCTCTGCATTCATGGAGACTCATTATGGTAGATGTCTGCAGGAGCTGCCCCCATGGAGACTGCAGGGGCCATGTTAGAATGATAATGCTGCTACAAGGGATGGGCAGGCTCTGCCCAGCACTCTGTAACTGAGTTTCACCTGCGTCCCCAGGGACACTGCATTAAGCGCTTGTCCCCTTTGGCAAAGGCTTAACAGAGGGAATCTTGGTGACCATCCTGTAGAagtgcctgggggtggggtgaggaagaGGTCCTTTACCCCGCTGGATTCCCTCTGACCTTTAGGAGTTCTCTAGAGGGGGGTTTACTCCAGATGTAGAAGGTGTATTAAATCTGGTTcgttctctctttctgtctccaaCTCTTTCCCATCCCAAGAAACTCTCTGCCTTCTGTCCCACCCCGAAAGTGATCAGGTGCATGACTAACACACCTGTGATCGTGCGGGAAGGTGCTACCGTCTATGCCACAGGGACTCACGCAGAAGTGGAAGATGGGAAGCTCCTGGAACAGCTGATGGCTAGTGTGGGCTTCTGCACTGAAGTAGAAGAGGACCTAATAGATGCTGTTACAGGCCTCAGCGGCAGCGGCCCTGCTTATGTAGGTGCCACTTCTTTGGGTTATGCAAGTCAAGTGGAGAACATTGAACTTTAAATGCTGAGAACACACTTGCATCTTAAAATGGTATCAGATTAGGCTGCAGATTTGACCAAGGGGATAGATTTGAATTTCTAATCACCTGGAGtcaagcatcagaggggtagctgtgttagtctggatctgtaaaagtggcaaagagtcctgtggcaccttatagactaacagacgtattggagcatgagctttcgtgggtgaatacccacttcgtcagatgctactcacaaaagctcatgctccaatacgtctgttggtctataaggtgccacaggactgtTTGCCACTTAATCACCTGGAGTGTGTAACCTATAACCTGTAGGTGTCTTGTTCAAAGCCAGGCCAGCTCAACAATAAGAGTCTGTTAGACTTTGCTTGGCCTCTTAGTAATGAATGTGGGTTTCTGTTCAGTGCCTAGTAGACAAGCATCCACATTACAAAAACTGGGTGCTAATTGGGCCACTTGTCGGCGATTTCATCTGAGGCCAAGGATGGAATAGCCTCAGAGTCTGAATCGCCCTGCTCAAGACCGAGGCCCTCTGGGTGGATGTGAAGCTTGGTTTGCAGCACGTGCTGGGGAGCCTGAGGACTGAGTTCCTGGCTTCCCAGTCTGTcatcttagtttgcttaagagatTGTCCTCAACAAAGAGTGATTTTTATCAAGTCCCTTTAAGTGGTGGGGATCCACAGTGACCCCAGAGCCTTGGACACTGTCCCTCTGCCTGGGAACGTCACAGCTTTGAGGGCACACGTTGGTCTCCAAACCTCAGAATCACTGTCATGCTGTTTCTGGTCTCTCAGGCATTCACAGCCCTGGATGCTCTGGCAGATGGAGGTGTGAAGATGGGGCTTCCTCGCAGGCTAGCTGTCCGACTTGGAGCCCAGGCCTTACTGGTCAGTGTCTTCTCTTCCATAGTCCATTCAGTTCATATCTGGTCCATCCAGATAGTCTGCAAGCGCCTGGATCAAATCAGGTCCACGAGGACAGTTTTTTCACACAACGATCTCCCTGGGTGGAATTTCCCAGAGATTATTCAAGTTGCTGATGGCTCTGAGGGAGGCTGGAAAGTGCGAGGCCCTTACTCCTCTACAGACTTGCAACTCTGAGCTGGGTTTCCAGTAGCCCTTCAAATGTGAGAAAGGGGCCCATTGCCTAATGTAGCCGTCTAGCAGCAGGGAACTGGAACTCACAACTGTTGGGAATCCTTTTGGTCCTATTTCTGACACatgttttccctctctctcctgctgcagggTGCTGCCAAAATGCTGTTGGAATCTGAACAGCATCCTGGGCAGCTGAAGGACAATGTCTGCTCACCTGGGGGAGCCACCATCTATGCCCTGCACTTCCTGGAGAGTGGAGGCTTTCGCTCACTGCTCATCAATGCCGTGGAGGCTTCCTGCATTCGCACAAGGTGAGCAGGTGTAAGGCCTCCCTGATGCTTGGCAGTGTTGCCCTAAAGGGAAGGCTGCAGAGTTCTGCTGCTCCTTTCTGTCTCAATGCCTCCTTCTCCTTTGTGATTCTGCTCTTCCCACTGACTGACAGACTCTTCCTGCAGGGAGCTGCAGCACCTAGCGGATCAGGAGAAGGTCTCCCCGGCTGCCATTAAGAAGACCCTTCTGGATAAGGTGAAGCTGGAGTCTCCCTCTGTTTCCATGGCTTCTGCCAACAAAGTCAGTCtgttcagcagcagctgggcgCCCAGCAGCAAGAAGAACTGAAGGGATGAGGCTCGGCCAGGCACCAGCCCTCTTGCATGCACTTTCTTCTCACTCTGTAAAGGAAAAGCTCTAGTCCTAGGCATTCCCAGCCCTTGCCTGGCTCTCGGCCTGCAGCAACTTTGGGAGCGGTGCAAAGCTGTAGAGAAGGGACCTTAACTTCCAGCTGAGGTGGGAACACGGTCACTAGCATGTCCTTCCCTTTGGGGGTGGGCAGTTGCTGGGTTACGGGCACAGCTGGTTGTCACGGACACAAAGTGTCTCctctgggcagggagctggcttCTCCATAAAGCTAGCCCCTCCATCCCCATTAATAATCTCCTGGGCAGTAGTTTATTTTGATGGCTTATTTTAAGGGGTATCCTGCTGCTCCTTGGCTCTGAAGGTTAGAGCGGGGCCTTGGACCCCTCGTGGCCCCATGGTTCCTATCCCCATCTTTTTCTTCACCACCCAGAGTAGAATCCATCCCCTCTGTGCATCATACTGGGGTTGGGCTCAGTTGTCTTCCACTGAGAGCAGCAGCCCTGCTTTCCCCTCAGCCCAGAATCCACGTTTCAGTAGCTGCATGATGCAGCCCACATATTTTTCTGTGCAGAACTCAGAGCATGTGTCTCTCTTCCTGTGCCTGGTGCGCTTTGCAGGCCAGGCTATCTGAACATCCCCCTTCTGAACACACTGTTGGGGACACAGCCACTTCTCCTCCTTCAGCACCCTTCCTGGATGAGCAGCTCAAAAAGCCTCAACTCAAGCGAGtgttccctttcccttcagcCTGTGAACAACCTTACCACCACTGAATGGTTCAGTTTTCATCCCATGTCTGAAATGCTTTCCGTGTTCCTTAGCGTGTTCTCTACCTGCTgccttgggggcagagagggcaGGGGGAACCCCCATTTAGGTCACACCTGGTTCCAGGCCCCAGCAGGATTTGCCCATTTCCCATTGTCTTGTCCAGTTGTGTATGCAGAGACTGTCAGCCCTTCCCTTGGAGCTGATTTCACAGGATTCCTCCATATACATGTGGTTCCTTTCTAACTTCATCTCATTCCCCAACATTTACATCAGTCCTTGATGGTTTCCAGCTTCACCACCCTTTGTGATCCAGCTCAAACTGAAAACTTTCCCCATTTTGTACTGGAGCCCTGGAAGTTCTTCCCCTGGCCTTGCTGCACTTTCTCTTTTTCCTGCCCTCTCCTCTTATCTGTCACATGCCCTCCCATCTCCAGCTCCCTGGAAGGTGGTGTACTAAAGGGACAGAGGAGAAATGCATGGGCTGGCAGACACTAGCCATGGAGGTGGGTGTTGAACCTATCAGTCTTTCATTCACTGCTTTGTGTGACATATTTACAGCAAAGGGCTAAGCTGATCTATGTTTACATAGCTTCtctgcccctgctgccccccccccccccccggaaaccATGTTACACACCAAAGAATCGCACGGGGTAGACAACAGCCCCCGGTTCTCCTTTTGCTTGGGTGCAGTGGAAGCCAGCAGGCATGGCAATGATATGGGTGGATAAACGTTGTTCTAGACCATTGCCTACCTCTGTTCTaacggggtgggggcaggagggagaaggaaagtCTGTCTGCAGGTGCTAGCATTGTTCTTGATCTGTCAGcatcctggctgctgctggccctaGAAGGGAGGTGGCAGCAGCGCTTCTCTTGCTGGGTAGTCTCCTCACCCAGCCCGTGGCTTCCATCTCAGAGCTGAGGTTTACAGTCTGGTGGTGTCAGAGCCTCATGGGCCAGGCCTCTGTGCATAGACCCTTGGGGCTGAGACCCAGCGCAGGTAGCATGTAGAGCACAGAAAGGTCTCTGGAAGTGTGTCCCCGCTAGGCAGACATGGCTTTAGCTCAGACCAACCCACCTTCCTGCAGCCGAGGGAAGGGGGCTAGTCTGAGCCTCTGCACGTGTTTGTAGTACACTGTCTCAAGCCCAGCTAGCACATCTGtggcctgggctgggaggctcactccctgctgcagtggAGACACGCTGCATGCGGCACAAAGGTAAAAGCTTTCTTGCTGTCCCAGCTCCTGCGTGGCAGAGGCAGCGTGGGACGCTATTGCTGAATTACACACActtgctccccctccctctttccAGAATAAACTTTGCTTCTCAGCCTGGGGCTAGTGTGAGCTGTGTGGATTTGGAGTGTGTCCCTTCactggcagggagcccagctgtcgCCACCATCTCCTGCTCTGCACTGCACTCATTTTTAGCCCCTTGAGAGGGTTTGTTTTCATTGGAGACTAATTCCTAAAGGGGGGAGATTAAGGTCCAACCTTGCTCTTCACCCTGCCTCCTGGGGGCAATAGCACAGAAGCTGTACTCGCAGGTTCATTAGCTCTTGCTTTTAGTGGTTTAAAACATGGAGGGAAAACCCCTTCTGGCTGAAATGTGCCAGTTAAGGGTCCTGAAATTGTAATCCCCTGAGAGCCTGGCCTGGGCTTCTGCACCTCTAACAAAAAGCCACGGTGCCTGTAGCTAGCATCACAgcgagggagcagagctgcacgGTGGGCTGGGCCTGGGATGGTGAGCACAGCACCACAGTGGGGCAGAAGCAGAGCACACCCAGGGCCAACCTGCATAAATTACTGCAGCCTAAATGGTGGAAAGGGGGCAACACAGCCTCCTTCCCCACCATGTGCACTGCAGTCACTG
It encodes the following:
- the PYCR1 gene encoding pyrroline-5-carboxylate reductase 1, mitochondrial isoform X1, with product MSVGFIGAGQLAFALARGFAAAGVLAAHKITASSPDTDLPTVSGLRKIGVNFTISNKETVKNSDVLFLAVKPPIIPFILDEIGSDIENRHIVVSCAAGVTIRSIEKKLSAFCPTPKVIRCMTNTPVIVREGATVYATGTHAEVEDGKLLEQLMASVGFCTEVEEDLIDAVTGLSGSGPAYGAAKMLLESEQHPGQLKDNVCSPGGATIYALHFLESGGFRSLLINAVEASCIRTRELQHLADQEKVSPAAIKKTLLDKVKLESPSVSMASANKVSLFSSSWAPSSKKN
- the PYCR1 gene encoding pyrroline-5-carboxylate reductase 1, mitochondrial isoform X3 gives rise to the protein MSVGFIGAGQLAFALARGFAAAGVLAAHKITASSPDTDLPTVSGLRKIGVNFTISNKETVKNSDVLFLAVKPPIIPFILDEIGSDIENRHIVVSCAAGVTIRSIEKKLSAFCPTPKVIRCMTNTPVIVREGATVYATGTHAEVEDGKLLEQLMASVGFCTEVEEDLIDAVTGLSGSGPAYAFTALDALADGGVKMGLPRRLAVRLGAQALLGAAKMLLESEQHPGQLKDNVCSPGGATIYALHFLESGGFRSLLINAVEASCIRTRELQHLADQEKVSPAAIKKTLLDKVKLESPSVSMASANKVSLFSSSWAPSSKKN
- the PYCR1 gene encoding pyrroline-5-carboxylate reductase 1, mitochondrial isoform X2; amino-acid sequence: MSVGFIGAGQLAFALARGFAAAGVLAAHKITASSPDTDLPTVSGLRKIGVNFTISNKETVKNSDVLFLAVKPPIIPFILDEIGSDIENRHIVVSCAAGVTIRSIEKKLSAFCPTPKVIRCMTNTPVIVREGATVYATGTHAEVEDGKLLEQLMASVGFCTEVEEDLIDAVTGLSGSGPAYAFTALDALADGGVKMGLPRRLAVRLGAQALLGAAKMLLESEQHPGQLKDNVCSPGGATIYALHFLESGGFRSLLINAVEASCIRTRLFLQGAAAPSGSGEGLPGCH